One stretch of Streptomyces sp. NBC_01363 DNA includes these proteins:
- the truA gene encoding tRNA pseudouridine(38-40) synthase TruA — MSDEVEPGFVRVRLDLAYDGKDFSGWAKQTSRRTVQGEIEDALRTVTRSSRTYDLTVAGRTDAGVHARGQVAHVDLPDEVWAEHADKLLRRMAGRMAPDVRIWRIAPAPAGFNARFSALWRRYAYRVCDRPGGVDPLLRGHVLWHDRPLDVAAMNEAAARMVGEHDFAAYCKKREGATTIRTLQKLSWVRDRATGILTATVQADAFCHNMVRALIGAALFVGDGRRPAEWPAQVLAARVRDPGVHVVRPHGLTLEEVAYPADELLAARAVEARNVRTLPGGGCC, encoded by the coding sequence GTGAGTGACGAAGTGGAGCCCGGCTTCGTACGGGTGCGGCTGGACCTGGCGTACGACGGCAAGGACTTCTCGGGCTGGGCGAAGCAGACCTCCAGGCGGACCGTCCAGGGGGAGATCGAGGACGCGCTGCGGACCGTGACGCGGTCCTCGCGGACGTACGACCTGACCGTCGCCGGGCGGACCGATGCCGGGGTGCACGCCCGGGGCCAGGTCGCGCATGTGGATCTGCCGGACGAGGTGTGGGCCGAGCACGCGGACAAGCTGCTGCGGCGGATGGCCGGCCGGATGGCGCCCGATGTACGGATCTGGCGGATCGCGCCGGCGCCCGCCGGTTTCAACGCACGGTTCTCGGCGCTGTGGCGTCGGTACGCCTACCGCGTCTGCGATCGTCCCGGCGGGGTGGATCCGCTGTTGCGCGGTCATGTGCTGTGGCACGACCGGCCGTTGGACGTGGCGGCCATGAACGAGGCGGCGGCCCGGATGGTCGGGGAGCACGACTTCGCCGCGTACTGCAAGAAGCGCGAGGGCGCGACGACCATCCGTACGCTGCAGAAGCTGAGTTGGGTACGGGACCGGGCGACCGGGATCCTGACGGCGACCGTGCAGGCGGACGCGTTCTGCCACAACATGGTCCGCGCGCTGATCGGCGCGGCGCTCTTCGTCGGGGACGGGCGCCGTCCGGCCGAGTGGCCGGCCCAGGTGCTGGCGGCCCGGGTGCGGGACCCCGGGGTGCACGTGGTGCGTCCGCACGGGCTGACGCTGGAGGAAGTGGCCTACCCGGCCGACGAGTTGCTGGCCGCCCGCGCCGTGGAGGCGCGCAATGTGCGCACGCTCCCCGGAGGCGGTTGCTGCTGA
- the rplQ gene encoding 50S ribosomal protein L17, which yields MPQPAKGARLGGSAAHEKLLLNNLAKSLFEHGRITTTEAKARRLRPVAERFITKAKKGDIHNRRLVLQSITDKGVVHTLFTEIAPRYENRPGGYTRITKIGNRRGDNAPMAVIELVEALTVAQQATGEAEAATKRAVKEDALKKDEAPAEAVEDAKPADDAESKDA from the coding sequence ATGCCTCAGCCCGCCAAGGGTGCCCGTCTGGGCGGCAGCGCTGCGCACGAGAAGCTTCTTCTCAACAACCTCGCGAAGTCGCTGTTCGAGCACGGCCGCATCACCACGACCGAGGCCAAGGCCCGTCGCCTGCGTCCGGTCGCCGAGCGTTTCATCACCAAGGCGAAGAAGGGCGACATCCACAACCGTCGCCTGGTGCTGCAGTCGATCACGGACAAGGGCGTCGTGCACACGCTCTTCACCGAGATCGCCCCGCGGTACGAGAACCGCCCCGGTGGTTACACCCGCATCACCAAGATCGGCAACCGTCGTGGCGACAACGCCCCGATGGCGGTCATCGAGCTGGTCGAGGCGCTGACCGTGGCCCAGCAGGCCACCGGTGAGGCCGAGGCCGCCACGAAGCGTGCGGTCAAGGAAGACGCCCTCAAGAAGGACGAGGCTCCGGCCGAGGCCGTCGAGGACGCCAAGCCGGCCGACGACGCCGAGTCCAAGGACGCCTGA
- a CDS encoding DNA-directed RNA polymerase subunit alpha — MLIAQRPSLTEEVVDEFRSRFVIEPLEPGFGYTLGNSLRRTLLSSIPGAAVTSIRIDGVLHEFTTVPGVKEDVTDLILNIKQLVVSSEHDEPVVMYLRKQGPGLVTAADIAPPAGVEVHNPDLVLATLNGKGKLEMELTVERGRGYVSAVQNKQAGQEIGRIPVDSIYSPVLKVTYKVEATRVEQRTDFDKLIVDVETKQAMRPRDAMASAGKTLVELFGLARELNIDAEGIDMGPSPTDAALAADLALPIEELELTVRSYNCLKREGIHSVGELVARSEADLLDIRNFGAKSIDEVKAKLAGMGLALKDSPPGFDPTAAADAFGADDDADAGFVETEQY; from the coding sequence ATGCTTATCGCTCAGCGTCCGTCGCTGACCGAAGAGGTCGTTGACGAGTTCCGCTCCCGGTTCGTCATCGAGCCGCTGGAGCCGGGCTTCGGCTACACCCTCGGCAACTCTCTTCGCCGCACGCTCCTCTCCTCGATCCCCGGCGCTGCTGTCACCAGCATCCGGATCGACGGTGTCCTGCACGAGTTCACCACCGTGCCGGGCGTCAAGGAGGACGTCACCGACCTCATCCTCAACATCAAGCAGCTGGTCGTCTCCTCGGAGCACGACGAGCCGGTCGTGATGTACCTGCGCAAGCAGGGTCCCGGCCTGGTCACCGCTGCTGACATCGCCCCGCCGGCCGGTGTCGAGGTCCACAACCCGGACCTGGTCCTGGCCACGCTCAACGGCAAGGGCAAGCTGGAGATGGAGCTGACCGTCGAGCGCGGTCGCGGCTACGTCTCCGCCGTCCAGAACAAGCAGGCGGGCCAGGAGATCGGCCGTATCCCGGTCGACTCCATCTACTCGCCGGTGCTCAAGGTCACGTACAAGGTCGAGGCGACCCGTGTCGAGCAGCGCACCGACTTCGACAAGCTGATCGTCGACGTCGAGACCAAGCAGGCCATGCGTCCCCGTGACGCCATGGCTTCGGCCGGTAAGACCCTGGTCGAGCTGTTCGGCCTGGCGCGCGAGCTCAACATCGACGCCGAGGGCATCGACATGGGCCCGTCCCCGACGGACGCCGCGCTCGCCGCCGATCTGGCGCTGCCGATCGAGGAGCTTGAGCTCACGGTCCGTTCGTACAACTGCCTCAAGCGCGAGGGCATCCACTCCGTGGGTGAGCTCGTGGCTCGTTCCGAGGCCGACCTGCTCGACATCCGCAACTTCGGTGCGAAGTCGATCGACGAGGTCAAGGCGAAGCTGGCCGGTATGGGCCTCGCGCTGAAGGACTCGCCTCCCGGCTTCGACCCGACCGCCGCCGCCGATGCCTTTGGCGCCGACGACGACGCGGACGCCGGTTTCGTGGAGACCGAGCAGTACTGA
- the rpsD gene encoding 30S ribosomal protein S4, giving the protein MARYTGADCKRCRREKQKLFLKGSKCESAKCPIEIRPYPPGEHGRGRTKDSEYLLQLREKQKCSRIYGVLERQFVNYYKEANQKTGKTGENLLRILETRLDNVVYRAGFAKSRDHARQLVRHGHIAVNGTKTDIPSARVAVNDVIEVRQKSKALTPFQVAQAEAGERTVPAWLEAVPSTMRILVHSLPERPVIDTQVQEQLIVELYSK; this is encoded by the coding sequence ATGGCGCGATACACCGGGGCCGACTGCAAGCGTTGCCGTCGGGAGAAGCAGAAGCTGTTCCTCAAGGGCAGCAAGTGCGAGAGCGCGAAGTGCCCGATCGAGATCCGTCCTTACCCCCCGGGTGAGCACGGACGCGGGCGCACCAAGGACAGCGAGTACCTGCTTCAGCTTCGTGAGAAGCAGAAGTGCTCGCGTATCTACGGTGTTCTTGAACGACAGTTCGTGAACTACTACAAGGAAGCGAACCAGAAGACCGGCAAGACCGGTGAGAACCTTCTGCGCATCCTTGAGACCCGCCTCGACAACGTGGTCTACCGGGCAGGCTTCGCCAAGTCCCGCGACCACGCCCGTCAGCTGGTGCGTCACGGACACATCGCCGTGAACGGCACGAAGACCGACATTCCGTCGGCCCGCGTCGCCGTGAACGACGTCATCGAGGTTCGTCAGAAGTCCAAGGCCCTGACCCCCTTCCAGGTGGCCCAGGCCGAGGCCGGCGAGCGCACCGTTCCGGCGTGGCTCGAAGCCGTGCCGTCGACGATGCGGATCCTCGTGCACTCCCTGCCCGAGCGCCCGGTGATCGACACCCAGGTGCAGGAGCAGTTGATCGTCGAGCTCTACTCCAAGTAG
- the rpsK gene encoding 30S ribosomal protein S11 produces the protein MPPKGRQGAAKKVRRKEKKNVAHGHAHIKSTFNNTIVSITDPSGNVISWASAGHVGFKGSRKSTPFAAQMAAESAARRAQEHGMRKVDVFVKGPGSGRETAIRSLQATGLEVGSIQDVTPTPHNGCRPPKRRRV, from the coding sequence ATGCCCCCCAAGGGTCGTCAGGGCGCAGCCAAGAAGGTGCGTCGCAAGGAAAAGAAGAACGTCGCTCACGGCCACGCGCACATCAAGAGCACGTTCAACAACACCATCGTCTCGATCACGGACCCCTCGGGCAACGTGATCTCCTGGGCCTCCGCCGGCCACGTCGGCTTCAAGGGCTCGCGCAAGTCCACCCCCTTCGCCGCGCAGATGGCCGCCGAGTCGGCCGCCCGCCGCGCGCAGGAGCACGGCATGCGCAAGGTTGACGTCTTCGTCAAGGGTCCGGGCTCCGGCCGCGAGACCGCGATCCGTTCGCTCCAGGCCACCGGCCTGGAGGTCGGTTCGATCCAGGACGTCACCCCCACTCCGCACAACGGATGCCGGCCGCCCAAGCGTCGCCGCGTCTGA
- the rpsM gene encoding 30S ribosomal protein S13 → MARVSGVDIPREKRVEVALTYVFGIGRTRSKEILATTGVNPNTRVRDLAEEDLVKIREYVDANLRTEGDLRREIQGDIRRKIEIGCYQGIRHRRGLPVHGQRTSTNARTRKGPRRAIAGKKKPGKK, encoded by the coding sequence ATGGCACGCGTTTCAGGTGTTGACATCCCGCGCGAAAAGCGCGTGGAGGTTGCCCTCACCTACGTCTTCGGTATCGGGCGCACCCGGTCCAAGGAGATCCTCGCCACCACCGGCGTGAACCCGAACACCCGCGTTCGTGACCTGGCCGAAGAGGACCTGGTCAAGATCCGCGAGTACGTGGACGCCAACCTCCGCACCGAGGGTGACCTTCGCCGCGAGATCCAGGGCGACATCCGCCGCAAGATCGAGATCGGCTGCTACCAGGGCATTCGCCACCGTCGCGGTCTGCCGGTCCACGGCCAGCGCACCAGCACGAACGCTCGTACCCGCAAGGGCCCGCGTCGCGCGATCGCCGGCAAGAAGAAGCCGGGCAAGAAGTAG
- the rpmJ gene encoding 50S ribosomal protein L36 has translation MKVKPSVKKICDKCKVIRRHGRVMVICDNLRHKQRQG, from the coding sequence ATGAAGGTCAAGCCGAGCGTCAAGAAGATCTGCGACAAGTGCAAGGTGATCCGCCGTCACGGTCGGGTCATGGTCATCTGCGACAACCTGCGCCACAAGCAGCGCCAGGGCTGA
- the infA gene encoding translation initiation factor IF-1: MAKKQGAIEIEGTVIESLPNAMFKVELQNGHKVLAHISGKMRMHYIRILPDDRVVVELSPYDLTRGRIVYRYK, from the coding sequence GTGGCCAAGAAGCAAGGTGCCATCGAAATTGAGGGCACCGTGATCGAGTCCCTCCCGAACGCCATGTTCAAGGTGGAACTCCAGAACGGTCACAAGGTCCTCGCGCACATCAGCGGCAAGATGCGGATGCACTACATCCGAATCCTTCCGGATGACCGGGTCGTCGTGGAGCTCTCCCCGTACGACCTGACGCGTGGCCGGATCGTCTACCGCTACAAGTAG
- the map gene encoding type I methionyl aminopeptidase produces MVQIKTPEQIAKMREAGLVVAAIHAATREAAVPGATTLDLDQVARKVIADHGAKSNFLGYGGFPATICTSVNEVVVHGIPDDKTVLKDGDIISIDAGAIVDGWHGDAAYTAFVGTGHAPELVELSRVTEESMWAGIAAMKVNNRLVDISKAIESYIRRQPRPATGKYGIIEDYGGHGIGTEMHMDPHLLNYVARKRGKGIKLVPGVCLAIEPMVSLGTAQTEVLQDDWTVITTDGTWSSHWEHSIALTEQGPLVLTAPDCGKEKLAQYGIEAAPDPLG; encoded by the coding sequence ATGGTGCAGATCAAGACCCCCGAGCAGATCGCGAAGATGCGTGAGGCGGGGCTGGTGGTCGCTGCCATTCACGCGGCCACCCGCGAGGCGGCGGTGCCCGGCGCCACCACGCTCGACCTGGACCAGGTCGCCCGCAAGGTGATCGCCGACCACGGTGCGAAGTCGAACTTCCTCGGGTACGGCGGGTTCCCCGCGACCATCTGCACCTCGGTCAACGAGGTCGTCGTCCACGGCATCCCGGACGACAAGACCGTCCTCAAGGACGGCGACATCATCTCCATCGACGCCGGCGCGATCGTCGACGGCTGGCACGGCGACGCCGCGTACACGGCCTTCGTGGGCACCGGTCACGCTCCGGAGCTGGTCGAGCTCTCCCGGGTGACCGAGGAGTCCATGTGGGCGGGTATCGCCGCGATGAAGGTGAACAACCGCCTCGTCGACATCTCGAAGGCGATCGAGTCCTACATCCGCCGCCAGCCCCGCCCCGCCACCGGCAAGTACGGGATCATCGAGGACTACGGCGGCCACGGCATCGGCACCGAGATGCACATGGACCCGCACCTGCTGAACTATGTCGCCCGCAAGCGCGGCAAGGGCATCAAGCTCGTCCCCGGCGTCTGCCTGGCCATCGAGCCGATGGTCTCGCTCGGTACGGCACAGACCGAGGTGCTCCAGGACGACTGGACCGTCATCACCACGGACGGCACCTGGTCCTCCCACTGGGAGCACTCGATCGCTCTCACCGAGCAGGGCCCCCTGGTCCTGACCGCCCCCGACTGCGGCAAGGAGAAGCTGGCGCAGTACGGCATCGAGGCGGCTCCGGACCCGCTGGGCTGA
- a CDS encoding adenylate kinase, translating into MRIVLVGPPGAGKGTQAAYLAKNLSIPQISTGDLFRANISQGTDLGKQARAFMDAGQLVPDEVTIGMAKDRMSQPDAENGFLLDGFPRNVGQAEALDAMLKDEGTKLDAVLDLEVPEDEVVKRIAGRRICRNDGSHVFHVTYNPPKTEGVCDVCGGELYQRDDDTEDTVRTRLEVYHTQTEPIIDYYRAQNLVVTISALGKVNDVTERAMEALKSDQG; encoded by the coding sequence ATGCGAATCGTCCTCGTCGGGCCGCCCGGTGCCGGCAAGGGAACGCAGGCTGCGTACCTTGCCAAGAACCTGTCGATTCCGCAGATCTCCACGGGCGATCTCTTCCGCGCCAACATCAGCCAGGGCACCGACCTTGGCAAGCAGGCCCGCGCCTTCATGGACGCGGGTCAGTTGGTCCCGGACGAGGTCACCATCGGGATGGCCAAGGACCGCATGTCCCAGCCGGACGCCGAGAACGGCTTCCTGCTGGACGGCTTCCCGCGCAACGTGGGTCAGGCCGAGGCCCTTGACGCCATGCTGAAGGACGAGGGCACCAAGCTCGACGCGGTCCTGGACCTGGAGGTCCCCGAGGACGAGGTGGTCAAGCGCATCGCCGGCCGCCGGATCTGCCGGAACGACGGCTCCCACGTCTTCCACGTGACGTACAACCCGCCGAAGACCGAGGGCGTCTGCGACGTCTGCGGCGGCGAGCTGTACCAGCGCGACGACGACACCGAGGACACGGTTCGTACGCGGCTGGAGGTCTACCACACGCAGACCGAGCCGATCATCGATTACTACCGGGCCCAGAACCTGGTGGTCACCATCTCCGCGCTCGGCAAGGTCAACGATGTGACCGAGCGGGCGATGGAGGCTCTCAAGTCCGACCAGGGCTGA
- the secY gene encoding preprotein translocase subunit SecY has product MLTAFARAFKTPDLRKKLLFTLGIIVLYRLGAHIPVPGVSYENVQTCVDQASKGNNSLFGLVNMFSGGALLQITIFALGIMPYITASIILQLLTVVIPRLEALKKEGQSGQAKITQYTRYLTVALAILQGTGLVATATSGALFSGCPVADQIVPNQSIFTTIVMVITMTAGTAAVMWLGELITDRGIGNGMSILMFISIAASFPGALWAIKTSGKLADGWIEFGTVILIGFVMVGLVVFVEQAQRRIPVQYAKRMIGRRSYGGTSTYIPLKVNQAGVIPVIFASSLLYIPALIVQFSNSTAGWATWIKDNFVKGDHPYYITAYFLLIVFFAFFYVAISFNPEEVADNMKKYGGFIPGIRAGRPTAEYLSYVLNRITWPGSLYLGLIALVPTMALAGFGGANANFPFGGTSILIIVGVGLETVKQIESQLQQRNYEGFLR; this is encoded by the coding sequence GTGCTCACCGCGTTCGCCCGGGCGTTCAAGACGCCCGACCTGCGCAAGAAGCTGCTCTTCACGCTCGGCATCATCGTGCTCTACCGGCTCGGGGCACACATCCCGGTACCGGGAGTGAGCTACGAGAACGTCCAGACCTGTGTTGATCAGGCCAGCAAGGGCAACAACAGCCTCTTCGGCCTGGTGAACATGTTCAGCGGTGGTGCACTGCTGCAGATCACGATCTTCGCGCTCGGCATCATGCCGTACATCACGGCCAGCATCATTCTTCAGCTGCTGACCGTGGTCATCCCCCGACTCGAGGCGCTCAAGAAGGAGGGGCAGTCCGGGCAGGCCAAGATCACGCAGTACACGCGTTATCTGACCGTCGCGCTCGCCATCCTCCAGGGCACCGGCCTGGTGGCCACCGCCACCAGCGGCGCCCTCTTCAGCGGCTGCCCGGTCGCCGACCAGATCGTCCCGAACCAGTCGATCTTCACGACCATCGTGATGGTCATCACGATGACCGCGGGTACCGCGGCCGTCATGTGGCTCGGTGAGCTCATCACCGACCGCGGCATCGGCAACGGCATGTCGATCCTGATGTTCATCTCGATCGCCGCCAGCTTCCCCGGCGCCCTGTGGGCCATCAAGACCAGCGGCAAGCTGGCCGACGGCTGGATCGAATTCGGCACCGTCATCCTGATCGGCTTCGTGATGGTGGGCCTCGTCGTCTTCGTCGAGCAGGCCCAGCGCCGCATCCCGGTGCAGTACGCGAAGCGAATGATCGGCCGCAGGTCGTACGGCGGTACCTCGACGTACATTCCGCTGAAGGTCAATCAGGCGGGTGTGATTCCCGTCATCTTCGCTTCTTCGCTGCTCTACATCCCCGCCCTGATCGTCCAGTTCTCCAACTCCACCGCGGGCTGGGCGACCTGGATCAAGGACAACTTCGTCAAGGGCGACCACCCGTACTACATCACGGCGTACTTCCTGCTGATCGTCTTCTTCGCCTTCTTCTATGTGGCGATTTCGTTCAACCCCGAGGAAGTCGCCGACAACATGAAGAAGTATGGTGGGTTCATCCCGGGTATCCGGGCTGGTCGACCTACTGCCGAGTACCTGAGCTACGTGCTCAACAGGATCACTTGGCCGGGCTCGCTGTACTTGGGTCTGATCGCTCTTGTGCCGACGATGGCGTTGGCCGGCTTCGGTGGTGCGAACGCCAACTTCCCGTTCGGCGGGACGAGCATCCTGATCATCGTGGGTGTGGGGCTGGAGACCGTGAAGCAGATCGAGAGTCAGCTCCAGCAGCGCAATTACGAAGGGTTCCTCCGCTGA
- the rplO gene encoding 50S ribosomal protein L15 produces MAENKPLKAHDLRPAPGAKTAKTRVGRGEASKGKTAGRGTKGTKARYQVPERFEGGQMPLHMRLPKLKGFKNPFRTEYQVVNLDKLATLYPEGGEVTVADLVAKGAVRNNHLVKVLGQGEISVALQVSVDAVSGSAKEKIAAAGGTVTELV; encoded by the coding sequence ATGGCGGAGAACAAGCCGCTGAAGGCCCATGACCTCCGGCCCGCCCCGGGCGCCAAGACCGCCAAGACCCGTGTGGGTCGTGGTGAGGCGTCCAAGGGTAAGACCGCCGGTCGTGGCACCAAGGGCACGAAGGCCCGTTACCAGGTTCCGGAGCGCTTCGAGGGTGGGCAGATGCCCCTCCACATGCGTCTCCCGAAGCTCAAGGGCTTCAAGAACCCGTTCCGCACCGAGTACCAGGTCGTGAACCTGGACAAGCTCGCGACGCTCTACCCCGAGGGTGGAGAGGTCACCGTGGCCGACCTGGTCGCCAAGGGTGCGGTGCGCAACAACCACCTCGTCAAGGTCCTCGGACAGGGCGAGATCTCCGTGGCACTGCAGGTTTCGGTTGACGCCGTCTCCGGCTCCGCCAAGGAGAAGATTGCCGCCGCGGGCGGCACCGTCACCGAGCTCGTCTGA
- the rpmD gene encoding 50S ribosomal protein L30, with translation MARLKITQTKSYIGSKQNHRDTLRSLGLKRLHDVVVKEDRPEFRGMVHTVRHLVTVEEVD, from the coding sequence ATGGCTCGCCTCAAGATCACGCAGACGAAGTCGTACATCGGCAGCAAGCAGAACCACCGCGACACCCTTCGTTCGCTCGGGCTCAAGCGCCTGCACGACGTGGTTGTCAAGGAGGACCGCCCCGAGTTCCGCGGAATGGTGCACACCGTCCGCCACCTCGTGACGGTTGAGGAGGTCGACTGA